Proteins co-encoded in one Erinaceus europaeus chromosome 2, mEriEur2.1, whole genome shotgun sequence genomic window:
- the LOC103107622 gene encoding serine protease inhibitor Kazal-type 12-like, whose translation MKPSGTLLLLVSMAYLFIFVGTVSQGGYRAFCSNYEKQTTNGKPCSKIQKPVCGTDGQTYQNPCEFCKATIVKNGKFCFKHEGKC comes from the exons ATGAAGCCATCAGGTACCCTTCTGCTTTTGGTCAGTATggcttatttgttcatttttgtgg GAACTGTGAGCCAAGGAGGCTATCGG GCCTTTTGCAGTAACTATGAGAAACAAACTACAAATGGAAAACCCTGTTCTAAGATCCAAAAACCTGTGTGTGGTACTGATGGTCAGACTTACCAGAACCCCTGTGAATTCTGCAAAGCAACTAT tgttaaaaatggaaaattttgCTTCAAACATGAAGGGAAATGTTGA